The following proteins come from a genomic window of Parambassis ranga chromosome 4, fParRan2.1, whole genome shotgun sequence:
- the foxq2 gene encoding forkhead box Q2, with amino-acid sequence MTKEDRSSRNGSREQLGLSFTIDYLLFNKGAKGSKEEATGSRAAERTESNMPNHQKPEEVGTRSETPEKRLQRSDTEKRKVKEEEGDEEQQEEGQEEVTTTTSNSSSPEKTTDKPNQSYIALISKAILASEQKKLLLCDIYQWIMDHYPYFKNKDKNWRNSVRHNLSLNDCFIKAGRSDNGKGHFWAIHPSNYQDFCNGDYHCRRARRRVRRVAGQLPLSSLSSPYHPALTRSHTRTCWCCPPAPAVPLSCLAPRLYWPWSSLQPQVGLHPGLHASIL; translated from the exons ATGACAAAGGAGGACAGAAGCAGCCGCAACGGAAGCAGAGAACAGCTGGGACTGAGCTTCACTATTGACTACCTTCTGTTCAATAAAGGAGCCAAAGGTTCCAAAGAAGAAGCGACAGGAAGTCGTGCGGCAGAGCGGACAGAGAGCAACATGCCAAATCATCAGAAACCTGAAGAGGTGGGGACTCGCAGCGAGACACCGGAGAAGCGTCTGCAGAGGTCAGACACTGAAAAAAGGAAAGtcaaagaagaggagggggatgaAGAGCAACAAGAGGAGGGGCAGGAGGAAGTGACCACCACCACGTCGAACAGCAGCAGTCCAGAGAAGACCACAGACAAACCCAACCAGTCATACATCGCACTCATCTCCAAGGCAATCCTAGCATCtgagcagaagaagctgctgctgtgcgaCATCTACCAGTGGATCATGGACCACTACCCCTACTTCAAGAACAAG GACAAAAACTGGAGGAACAGCGTGCGTCACAACTTGTCCCTCAACGATTGTTTCATCAAAGCCGGTCGCAGCGACAATGGTAAAGGCCATTTCTGGGCAATTCATCCGTCCAACTATCAAGACTTTTGTAACGGGGACTACCATTGCCGGAGAGCACGGCGGAGGGTACGGAGGGTGGCAGGACAACTCCCACTCTCCTCTCTGAGCTCCCCCTATCACCCCGCCCTCACCCGCAGTCATACAAGAACCTGTTGGTGCTGTCCTCCAGCCCCGGCAGTCCCTCTCTCCTGCTTGGCACCCAGACTCTACTGGCCTTGGTCCAGCCTGCAGCCACAAGTGGGGCTCCACCCAGGCCTGCATGCCTCTATACTCTGA